A window from Gottschalkiaceae bacterium SANA encodes these proteins:
- a CDS encoding glycosyltransferase family 4 protein, translating to MKMTKKVLFVATEDQGHIMKFHLPYLHEFKKAGYEVHVACGGDQRIPYCDRKISLAIKRNPLRLSNVKAFFQLKKAIDLEGYSLIHCHTPVGGVLGRLASIKARKEGSRVVYTAHGFHFFKGASKFAWAVYYPIEKQLARWTDCLITINKEDYELARTRRFSAKTLVHVHGVGVDLKKYHPVCQAEKLLLRNEYGFKKDAFILTLAADYNKNKNQTLLIQMIDELRKEIPKIKLLLVGEGVLDQEYHALIKALGVEKHVEMLGFRKDVDKLLQLSDVVVSSSYREGLPVFLMEAMATGLPIVASRCRGNRDLVVDGESGFLVELDQQAAFSFAVKRLYAGPSMREEMGERARVLVKPYEQKLVVEEMKKVYGACLA from the coding sequence TTGAAGATGACGAAAAAGGTATTATTTGTTGCAACAGAAGATCAGGGTCATATTATGAAATTTCACTTGCCCTATCTTCATGAATTTAAAAAGGCCGGCTATGAAGTGCATGTCGCCTGTGGGGGAGACCAAAGAATCCCTTATTGTGATAGGAAAATTTCGCTTGCAATCAAACGAAATCCCTTGCGACTGTCTAATGTGAAAGCTTTTTTTCAGTTGAAAAAAGCAATTGATCTTGAAGGATATTCCTTGATCCACTGCCATACGCCAGTGGGCGGTGTTCTTGGTCGGCTTGCATCCATCAAGGCTAGAAAAGAGGGAAGCCGAGTTGTGTATACCGCCCATGGTTTTCATTTCTTTAAAGGTGCCAGCAAGTTTGCTTGGGCTGTCTATTATCCGATTGAAAAACAACTGGCACGCTGGACGGACTGTTTAATTACCATTAATAAAGAGGACTATGAATTAGCGCGTACACGCCGCTTTTCTGCAAAGACCTTGGTACATGTACATGGTGTGGGGGTTGACTTAAAGAAATATCACCCCGTTTGTCAGGCGGAGAAGCTGCTTTTGAGAAATGAATATGGCTTTAAGAAGGATGCCTTTATTTTAACCTTGGCGGCGGATTATAATAAGAATAAAAATCAGACGTTATTGATTCAAATGATTGATGAATTGCGAAAGGAAATTCCCAAGATAAAATTACTTCTTGTTGGCGAAGGTGTTTTGGATCAGGAATACCATGCCTTGATCAAGGCTTTGGGGGTTGAAAAACATGTTGAAATGCTGGGTTTTCGAAAAGATGTGGACAAGCTCTTGCAACTTTCAGACGTGGTTGTTTCCAGTTCTTATCGGGAAGGTCTGCCGGTCTTTTTAATGGAAGCGATGGCGACGGGGCTTCCCATTGTTGCAAGCAGGTGTCGCGGGAATCGTGATTTGGTGGTTGATGGAGAGAGTGGCTTTCTTGTAGAGCTTGATCAACAAGCGGCATTCTCCTTTGCGGTGAAACGCTTGTATGCAGGGCCATCCATGAGGGAAGAGATGGGTGAACGGGCCAGAGTACTTGTAAAACCCTATGAGCAAAAACTGGTTGTTGAAGAGATGAAAAAAGTTTATGGTGCTTGCTTGGCATAG
- a CDS encoding GDP-L-fucose synthase, whose translation MNKEAKIYVAGHRGMVGSAIVRNLKARGYENIIGKTSAEVNLMRQAEVEAFFKAERPDYVFLAAAKVGGIQANNTYPAEFIYNNLMIEANVIHCAYRYGVKKLLFLGSSCIYPKLASQPISEEALLTGPLEATNEAYAIAKIAGIELCKFYRRQYKCDFISAMPTNLYGINDNFDLENSHVMPALIRKFHEAKVNGKSEIVMWGTGKPKREFLYVDDLADACVHLMKHYSKEIHVNIGTGEDLEIGELAKIIQSVVGYKGTIVKDLSKPDGTPRKLLDIGLLKETGWKHKVSLDQGIETVYQWYLASEKKRM comes from the coding sequence ATGAATAAAGAGGCAAAGATTTATGTTGCGGGTCACCGAGGAATGGTTGGTTCTGCAATCGTTAGAAACTTAAAGGCGCGGGGATATGAGAATATTATTGGAAAAACATCTGCTGAAGTGAATCTTATGAGGCAGGCCGAAGTGGAGGCTTTTTTTAAGGCTGAGCGGCCGGACTATGTTTTTTTAGCGGCTGCCAAAGTGGGGGGGATTCAGGCCAACAATACCTATCCCGCAGAATTCATTTATAACAATTTAATGATTGAAGCCAATGTAATTCACTGCGCCTATCGATATGGGGTAAAAAAGTTGTTGTTCTTGGGGTCGTCTTGCATCTATCCAAAGTTGGCGTCACAGCCCATCAGTGAAGAGGCCTTGTTGACAGGACCTTTGGAAGCGACCAACGAGGCCTATGCGATTGCAAAGATCGCTGGAATTGAGTTATGTAAATTTTATCGGCGTCAGTACAAGTGTGATTTTATATCTGCCATGCCGACCAATTTATATGGGATTAATGACAACTTTGACTTGGAAAATTCTCATGTAATGCCTGCATTGATTCGAAAATTTCATGAAGCCAAGGTAAATGGAAAGAGTGAAATTGTTATGTGGGGAACGGGGAAACCCAAGCGGGAGTTTCTTTATGTGGACGATTTGGCCGATGCCTGTGTGCATCTTATGAAACATTACAGCAAGGAGATCCATGTGAATATTGGGACTGGGGAGGATTTGGAGATTGGTGAATTGGCGAAAATCATTCAATCGGTTGTTGGTTACAAGGGAACAATTGTTAAGGACCTTTCCAAGCCGGATGGCACCCCCAGAAAACTGCTGGATATTGGTTTGCTAAAAGAGACCGGTTGGAAGCACAAGGTTTCTTTGGACCAGGGCATTGAAACGGTTTATCAATGGTATTTGGCATCAGAAAAGAAACGGATGTAA
- the gmd gene encoding GDP-mannose 4,6-dehydratase has translation MGKVALITGITGQDGSFLAELLLSKGYQVHGIIRRSSSFNTGRIEHLYLDELIKDMKSERKVQLHYGDMTDSTNLIRLVREIKPDEIYNLAAMSHVKVSFEVPEYTADTDGIGTLRLLEAVRFLGYEKHTRIYQASTSELFGKVQEVPQKETTPFHPRSPYGVAKLYAYWITRNYREAYNMFAVNGILFNHESERRGETFVTRKITLAAARILKGSQEKLYLGNMNAKRDWGYARDYVECMWLMMQHDQPEDFVIATGEMHSVREFTSLAFLEAGIKLDWQGEGLDEKGIDQKTGKVLVEVDPKYFRPSEVEQLLGDPTKAKTMLAWNPRQTSFEDLVKIMVESDMKRVDRETRIQREFD, from the coding sequence ATGGGTAAAGTGGCATTAATCACAGGGATCACGGGGCAGGATGGATCGTTTTTAGCCGAACTATTATTAAGTAAAGGCTACCAGGTGCATGGCATTATTCGTCGATCTTCCTCCTTTAATACGGGTCGAATTGAACATCTGTATTTGGATGAATTGATCAAGGATATGAAGAGTGAACGGAAGGTGCAATTGCACTATGGTGATATGACAGACTCGACAAATTTGATTCGGCTGGTGCGGGAAATTAAGCCTGACGAGATTTATAATTTGGCAGCCATGTCGCATGTAAAGGTTTCATTTGAGGTGCCTGAGTACACGGCAGATACGGATGGAATTGGAACCTTACGCTTATTGGAAGCCGTTCGTTTTTTGGGATATGAGAAGCACACTCGAATTTATCAGGCTTCAACGTCAGAACTCTTTGGCAAAGTCCAGGAAGTGCCACAAAAAGAAACGACTCCCTTTCACCCACGTTCACCCTATGGGGTGGCCAAATTATATGCCTATTGGATCACAAGGAATTATCGAGAAGCCTACAATATGTTTGCAGTCAATGGCATCCTATTTAATCATGAGTCAGAGCGAAGGGGTGAAACCTTTGTTACACGGAAAATCACTTTGGCGGCGGCGCGAATTCTAAAGGGAAGTCAAGAAAAATTGTATTTGGGAAATATGAATGCAAAGCGAGACTGGGGCTATGCCCGCGACTATGTGGAGTGCATGTGGTTGATGATGCAGCATGACCAGCCCGAAGACTTTGTTATTGCCACGGGTGAAATGCATTCTGTGCGGGAGTTTACCAGCCTGGCCTTTTTAGAAGCGGGGATTAAATTGGACTGGCAGGGCGAAGGCCTTGATGAAAAGGGCATTGACCAAAAGACCGGCAAGGTTTTGGTAGAGGTGGACCCTAAGTATTTTCGTCCTTCTGAAGTGGAGCAATTGTTAGGTGATCCCACCAAAGCAAAGACCATGCTTGCTTGGAATCCAAGGCAAACAAGCTTTGAAGACCTGGTTAAAATCATGGTTGAAAGCGATATGAAGCGGGTTGATCGAGAGACGAGAATTCAACGAGAATTTGATTAG
- a CDS encoding glycosyltransferase family 2 protein, with product MASKMVTVIIATYNAKENLRQAIDSVLSQTYESLELLVIDGASTDGTVGILDEYGDSLRYISEADEGIADAFNKGLKHARGDFLYFLGADDYFLKDQAIEEMMDGVDCDDMIVCGKIHRVNLTGDLVYWIAPKNLHFCKAYLLFSMRLPHQGMFMNRKYFDKYGGFNLGCRYAMDYDLLLRAYKNFPPVIMKDVEVAAWREGGIGNDNPKDVFREYDEIKRRNGIAPSCVLSIIHRFLVMKNGVRRALGKN from the coding sequence ATGGCAAGCAAAATGGTAACCGTTATAATAGCGACGTACAATGCAAAAGAAAATTTGAGACAAGCAATTGACTCTGTTTTAAGTCAGACCTACGAATCCTTGGAGTTACTTGTTATTGATGGTGCTTCAACCGATGGTACGGTGGGGATTTTAGACGAATATGGTGATTCTCTTCGTTATATTAGTGAAGCGGATGAAGGCATTGCGGATGCATTTAACAAGGGCCTTAAGCATGCCAGGGGTGATTTTCTTTATTTTTTGGGTGCAGACGATTACTTCTTAAAGGACCAGGCCATAGAAGAAATGATGGATGGGGTCGATTGTGATGATATGATTGTTTGCGGCAAGATTCACCGGGTGAATCTAACGGGGGATTTGGTATATTGGATTGCGCCTAAGAACTTGCATTTTTGCAAGGCCTATTTGCTCTTTAGTATGCGCTTGCCTCATCAGGGCATGTTTATGAATCGCAAGTATTTTGACAAGTACGGTGGCTTTAATCTTGGATGTCGTTACGCCATGGATTATGATCTTTTGCTGCGGGCTTATAAAAACTTTCCACCAGTGATTATGAAAGATGTTGAGGTGGCAGCTTGGCGAGAAGGCGGCATTGGCAACGACAATCCCAAAGATGTATTTCGCGAGTATGATGAAATCAAGAGACGAAATGGCATAGCTCCTTCTTGCGTGCTAAGCATAATTCATCGATTTTTAGTGATGAAGAATGGCGTGAGAAGGGCTTTAGGTAAAAATTAG
- a CDS encoding DUF2922 domain-containing protein yields MTKKLLMSFRNADGNRVSLSIDDPRANVTDAEVKAAMQMVLDENIFDSNGGALVQIVDATIIETTKTDLDVEEA; encoded by the coding sequence ATGACAAAGAAATTGCTAATGAGTTTTCGAAATGCAGACGGCAACCGGGTCAGCCTTTCGATTGATGATCCCCGAGCGAATGTGACAGATGCTGAAGTCAAGGCTGCAATGCAGATGGTCTTGGACGAGAACATCTTCGATTCCAACGGTGGTGCTTTGGTTCAAATCGTTGATGCAACGATTATTGAAACAACCAAAACCGACCTCGATGTAGAAGAAGCATAA
- a CDS encoding YvrJ family protein, giving the protein MEEMMGAVGNVGFPIAVSIYLLVRVENKMDKLTQSIQELSKVIQVMQK; this is encoded by the coding sequence ATGGAAGAAATGATGGGAGCCGTTGGCAATGTTGGATTCCCCATCGCCGTCAGCATTTATTTGCTGGTCCGCGTGGAGAACAAGATGGACAAGCTCACCCAGAGCATCCAGGAGCTCTCCAAGGTCATTCAGGTGATGCAGAAATGA
- a CDS encoding peptidoglycan recognition family protein, whose translation MKIKDCWLTPNRWSRPQRRLPTIKGIVIHWVANPNTTAEANRNFFESRKTGDKGFGSAHEIIGNQGEIIRCIPEHEMAYHVGSKSYQKEGIKRLSTYPNNCTYGIECCHTDRAGRMKQATVVTLIERLAILCNRWQLNPLTDLYLHQEIVGWKDCHRWWVNNPDDWQALKWLVKAKMDTGETSMDFK comes from the coding sequence ATGAAGATCAAAGATTGCTGGCTCACCCCAAACCGATGGTCAAGGCCCCAAAGACGACTTCCCACAATCAAGGGGATCGTCATCCACTGGGTGGCTAACCCAAACACAACAGCAGAAGCAAATCGTAACTTTTTCGAATCCAGAAAGACGGGCGACAAAGGCTTTGGTTCCGCCCATGAAATCATTGGAAACCAGGGAGAAATCATCAGATGTATCCCAGAACATGAAATGGCTTACCATGTAGGATCCAAATCCTATCAAAAGGAAGGCATCAAACGCCTTTCTACCTACCCCAACAATTGCACCTATGGCATAGAATGCTGCCACACCGACAGGGCCGGCAGAATGAAACAGGCAACTGTTGTCACCCTCATTGAACGTCTTGCTATTTTATGTAACCGCTGGCAATTAAATCCCTTAACCGACCTCTATCTTCACCAAGAGATTGTGGGCTGGAAAGACTGCCACCGGTGGTGGGTCAACAACCCCGATGATTGGCAAGCCCTCAAGTGGCTGGTGAAGGCAAAGATGGACACAGGTGAAACCAGCATGGACTTTAAATAA
- a CDS encoding ATP-binding protein, whose product MKSRDLYLNQLITFKNKKLIKVITGLRRSGKSTLLSLFENHLLANGVDKDHIIRMNFESFQFDEITSYKELHAYINERLIDKNEKHYILLDEVQQVSSWERVINSLLVDANVDIYLTGSNAYLLSSELSTLLSGRYVEIKMQPLSFKEYLDFLEADKEDNLLETFNQYLQYGGLPTVIELLDKPNTIDSFLEGIYNTVLMKDVVERNGVRDAALLESILKFIAANVGNIVSTKKIADYLTSNGRKTTSDTIDNYLKMLENAFIIYKANRYDLKGKLFLKTLEKYYIVDIGIRNKLTGLGNTHYGHVLENIVYLELLRRGYRVSIGKIGSLEVDFVATKDDEKIYYQVSATIMDEKTRARELRPLESISDNYPKYILTMDQTIFNDYSGIKVTNIIDFLLN is encoded by the coding sequence ATGAAAAGTAGAGATCTTTATCTCAATCAGCTAATCACGTTCAAAAATAAGAAACTAATTAAGGTAATCACCGGTTTACGACGTTCAGGTAAGTCAACTTTGCTCTCACTTTTTGAAAATCATTTACTCGCAAACGGTGTTGATAAGGACCATATTATCCGCATGAACTTTGAGTCTTTTCAGTTCGATGAAATTACTAGTTACAAAGAACTCCATGCCTACATTAATGAGCGCTTAATTGATAAAAACGAAAAACATTATATTCTTCTCGATGAAGTCCAGCAAGTATCTTCATGGGAAAGAGTCATTAATTCTCTCCTGGTGGATGCCAATGTTGACATCTATCTAACAGGATCTAATGCCTATCTATTGTCTTCAGAGCTTTCCACTCTATTGTCTGGCCGATACGTTGAGATTAAAATGCAACCTTTATCTTTCAAGGAGTATTTAGATTTCTTAGAAGCGGACAAAGAAGACAATCTTCTAGAGACCTTTAATCAATACCTTCAGTATGGTGGACTCCCCACTGTGATTGAATTATTAGACAAGCCGAATACCATCGACTCTTTCCTGGAAGGCATCTACAATACTGTACTTATGAAAGACGTTGTTGAAAGAAATGGCGTCAGGGATGCAGCTCTTCTTGAAAGCATTTTAAAATTCATCGCTGCTAATGTTGGTAACATTGTCTCAACAAAAAAAATAGCTGACTATCTCACCAGCAACGGTAGGAAAACAACCAGCGATACCATTGATAATTACCTTAAAATGCTTGAAAATGCATTTATCATTTACAAGGCCAATCGTTATGATTTAAAAGGGAAACTATTTCTCAAAACCCTTGAAAAATACTATATCGTCGACATAGGAATTCGCAATAAACTTACAGGGCTAGGTAATACCCATTATGGCCATGTATTAGAAAACATTGTTTATCTAGAGCTATTAAGACGTGGCTATCGAGTAAGCATCGGAAAAATCGGTTCGTTAGAAGTTGACTTTGTTGCTACTAAAGACGATGAAAAAATCTACTATCAGGTTTCTGCCACCATCATGGATGAAAAAACGAGAGCACGAGAACTAAGACCTCTTGAATCAATCTCAGATAATTATCCGAAATATATTTTGACCATGGATCAAACCATCTTCAATGACTACTCTGGCATCAAGGTAACCAATATCATTGATTTCTTGCTTAATTAG
- a CDS encoding sulfite exporter TauE/SafE family protein, producing the protein MTLIAALGTIVLLAHFLEGITGFGCTVLALPFCIALIGVKTAVPVLTMLGWILALYIVITDRKSIVVKEYLKILGYVILGLPLGIFLFAYLPEAPLKILLGVFMILVAISGLVKSYWPGVGKLKVNPRLEAVVMNVFLLLGGVIHGAFSSGGPFIVTYATKKLTDKSAFRATLSAIWLTLNTIMIATNMTRGSYGQEVYEILGYMIPFLLVGLILGNIAHKRIDGASFTKMVYSVLLVSGAFMFA; encoded by the coding sequence ATGACATTGATTGCTGCATTGGGGACTATTGTGTTACTTGCCCATTTTTTAGAGGGCATTACTGGCTTTGGCTGTACGGTACTTGCATTGCCTTTTTGTATTGCATTAATTGGCGTAAAAACGGCGGTGCCAGTCCTTACTATGTTGGGTTGGATTCTCGCTTTGTATATTGTTATCACTGATCGAAAGTCGATTGTTGTAAAAGAGTATTTGAAGATATTGGGCTATGTTATTTTGGGTCTGCCCTTGGGGATCTTTTTGTTTGCCTATCTGCCAGAAGCACCTTTGAAAATTCTATTGGGTGTCTTTATGATACTTGTTGCCATAAGCGGACTGGTTAAAAGCTATTGGCCAGGTGTGGGGAAGTTGAAGGTTAACCCTCGACTAGAAGCTGTGGTTATGAATGTATTTCTGTTGCTAGGCGGGGTTATACATGGTGCCTTTTCTTCTGGTGGTCCCTTTATTGTGACCTATGCCACCAAGAAGCTGACAGATAAGAGTGCCTTTCGGGCAACTCTGTCTGCCATTTGGTTGACACTAAACACCATTATGATTGCGACAAATATGACTCGTGGAAGTTATGGACAAGAAGTCTATGAAATTTTGGGCTATATGATTCCATTTCTATTGGTTGGCTTGATTTTAGGGAATATTGCCCATAAAAGAATCGATGGGGCTAGTTTCACCAAGATGGTTTACAGCGTGTTGTTGGTGTCTGGGGCATTTATGTTTGCGTAG
- a CDS encoding PTS system mannose/fructose/sorbose family transporter subunit IID, whose protein sequence is MSNKVKSTKEDKKMFRELFLSSFVLEASYNYERQQGLGFAVGMWPAIKRFYKTKEERAEALQRHLAIFNITPHLAPTVTGVATAMELKASQDESFDREAINSIKVGLMGPLSGIGDSIFWGTLRVITVGIGVSLAKDGNVLGPLLFLLLYNIPHLLVRYYGLVFGYKFGTSLISSASESGLITKMSKAATIVGLTVIGAMTASMVRMKTALAGNFGGVEFELQTYLDQIFPLLLPLAYTLFMFWLLKKNQKPTMLLFTTIAIGIAGVLIGVL, encoded by the coding sequence ATGAGTAATAAAGTGAAGTCAACAAAAGAAGATAAGAAGATGTTTAGAGAGTTGTTTCTCAGCTCTTTCGTATTGGAAGCATCCTACAACTATGAACGTCAACAAGGTCTAGGTTTTGCAGTTGGTATGTGGCCTGCCATTAAACGTTTTTACAAGACCAAGGAAGAACGGGCAGAAGCACTTCAGCGTCATTTGGCCATCTTTAATATTACTCCTCATCTTGCACCGACAGTAACGGGTGTTGCAACTGCCATGGAATTAAAAGCAAGTCAAGATGAAAGCTTTGACAGAGAGGCGATCAACAGCATTAAAGTCGGCTTAATGGGTCCTTTATCTGGTATTGGTGATTCAATCTTCTGGGGTACCTTGCGAGTGATTACGGTTGGTATTGGTGTTTCCCTTGCAAAGGATGGAAATGTTTTAGGCCCACTATTGTTCTTGCTTTTATACAATATTCCTCATCTTTTGGTGCGCTATTACGGTCTTGTATTTGGTTATAAGTTTGGTACAAGCTTAATCAGTTCTGCGAGTGAGTCTGGCTTGATTACAAAGATGTCTAAAGCGGCAACCATTGTTGGTTTAACCGTGATTGGAGCCATGACAGCATCCATGGTTCGAATGAAAACCGCACTGGCTGGCAATTTTGGCGGGGTTGAGTTTGAATTGCAAACCTACCTGGATCAAATCTTTCCTTTGCTGTTGCCATTGGCTTATACACTATTTATGTTTTGGTTGCTTAAGAAAAATCAAAAACCAACCATGCTATTGTTTACCACAATTGCAATTGGCATTGCAGGTGTTTTGATCGGCGTACTATAA
- a CDS encoding PTS sugar transporter subunit IIC: protein MGAAISVGLTLAVIWFLEKMTGTSMVARPIVVSSVIGLLLGDVTTGVMIGASLELIFMGAIQIGGAVPPDPLFGAALGTAFAILTGEGIEVALALALPIAILAQSLKVVIFIIRSWFMDYAVKMAEEANIKGLISLNIGGLLMQCAIYFIVGFTAITFGSAAVQVFVDNIPVVIMSGLKVAGGLLPAVGFALLLRPMMNKSNFLYFLLGFILVSYMALPMLAITIIGVVLAFIIVFEKSDVGVALAGNAADDEMEGLFDE from the coding sequence ATGGGAGCAGCAATATCAGTTGGTTTAACATTAGCAGTTATTTGGTTTTTAGAAAAAATGACGGGAACATCCATGGTTGCAAGACCAATCGTTGTTTCATCAGTGATTGGCTTGTTACTAGGAGATGTAACAACAGGGGTAATGATTGGTGCATCACTTGAATTGATCTTTATGGGAGCCATTCAAATTGGAGGGGCCGTTCCACCGGATCCGCTTTTTGGCGCAGCATTGGGGACAGCGTTTGCCATTTTAACGGGTGAAGGCATTGAAGTCGCTTTGGCTTTGGCATTGCCAATTGCAATTTTGGCACAATCATTGAAAGTCGTTATCTTTATTATTCGTAGTTGGTTTATGGATTATGCAGTAAAAATGGCAGAAGAAGCAAATATCAAAGGTCTTATTTCATTAAATATTGGCGGACTACTTATGCAATGTGCCATTTATTTTATTGTCGGATTTACAGCAATTACATTCGGATCGGCAGCGGTACAAGTCTTTGTCGATAATATTCCAGTGGTTATTATGAGTGGTTTGAAGGTTGCAGGTGGTTTATTGCCAGCCGTTGGTTTTGCTTTACTATTACGACCAATGATGAACAAAAGCAATTTCCTTTATTTCTTACTTGGTTTTATTCTAGTCTCATATATGGCATTGCCAATGTTAGCAATCACAATTATTGGTGTCGTATTGGCCTTTATCATTGTTTTTGAAAAAAGTGATGTTGGGGTTGCACTAGCGGGAAATGCAGCGGATGATGAAATGGAGGGACTTTTTGATGAGTAA
- a CDS encoding hypothetical protein (possible pseudo due to internal stop codon) — translation MIVKMRIDDRLLHGQIAYSWRAALSYQAIVIASDAAANDDIRKAAMKMSTPDGVKLAVRTIEEAGKLLMNPKLAKLKVFVITANPKDAYQLLNLIEERPSLNVGGMQKAVDKVAFSAAVFTSKEDIQYLDQMDEMGIEIEVRQVPTESAKKYQSIRKKIKF, via the coding sequence ATGATAGTAAAAATGAGAATTGATGACCGACTGCTGCATGGTCAAATTGCATATAGCTGGAGAGCAGCGCTCTCTTATCAGGCAATTGTTATTGCCAGTGATGCAGCTGCCAATGATGACATTCGAAAAGCAGCCATGAAGATGTCAACGCCAGACGGTGTGAAACTTGCCGTTCGAACCATTGAAGAAGCAGGGAAATTATTGATGAATCCGAAATTGGCGAAGCTGAAAGTCTTTGTGATTACAGCCAACCCCAAGGATGCGTATCAATTGTTGAACTTAATTGAAGAGAGACCTTCGCTGAATGTTGGTGGCATGCAAAAAGCAGTAGATAAAGTAGCATTTTCTGCGGCAGTATTTACTTCAAAGGAAGATATTCAATATTTGGATCAAATGGACGAAATGGGGATTGAGATTGAAGTTCGACAGGTGCCCACGGAGTCTGCAAAAAAATATCAATCAATACGCAAGAAAATTAAATTTTAG
- a CDS encoding PTS sugar transporter subunit IIA — translation MLKILLVSHGRFAEGIKDAAEIIMGKQENLSFINAYTNDVPFEEQLGTYLSSVDLSVDKLIIVADLFGGSVNQKTMLKVDLDQVILVTGLCLPLLLELLMLSEDNATEESVRKILEVSKEGLLLVRDKIKPNQADDFDF, via the coding sequence TTGTTAAAAATACTATTGGTTAGCCATGGTCGGTTTGCAGAAGGCATTAAAGATGCAGCTGAAATTATTATGGGGAAACAAGAAAATTTGAGTTTTATTAATGCTTATACAAACGATGTGCCTTTTGAGGAACAATTGGGGACATATCTATCATCGGTTGACCTATCTGTGGATAAGTTAATTATTGTTGCAGATCTATTTGGTGGCAGTGTGAACCAGAAAACCATGTTGAAAGTTGATTTGGATCAAGTCATTCTAGTGACAGGGCTCTGTCTGCCTTTGCTTTTAGAACTGCTTATGCTAAGTGAAGACAATGCGACTGAGGAGTCGGTTAGAAAGATTCTTGAGGTGTCTAAAGAAGGTTTGTTGTTGGTTCGAGATAAGATTAAACCGAATCAAGCAGATGACTTTGATTTTTAG
- a CDS encoding SIS domain-containing protein, with protein MRTLLKSIEEIPEKLKNVCDNRQDIYDKLKAYVGEKKIGKILIVGSGTSYNAALTTKMFGEKVLNVPVEIMYPNDFYHYYNKSFLTDDVLTIFISQTGSTKLVYDSLVLVKNLGLMNIAITENSDSAIAKEASLDLDMGTGIEEYVYRTIGYSTTCATMYLVYLNLLRVDKGISPEAYDGYILDFMKAVSSIEGITARTHIWYEKHAEAISSFNKFIFAGAADLLPVAMEADIKFMEMVPVFTNSFEMEELIHGPQNAFDESIGYFLISKSGVDSEKAGRIAAFIRGEIGENAILVGDVEACDMDIFIDYASENFYPLEAITALQVLAYRISVDRGRDLSVRINSSINNYITKLL; from the coding sequence ATGAGAACGCTACTGAAGAGTATTGAAGAGATTCCAGAAAAATTAAAGAATGTTTGTGACAATAGACAAGATATATATGATAAACTCAAGGCTTATGTGGGTGAAAAGAAGATTGGGAAGATTCTAATCGTTGGATCAGGAACTTCTTACAATGCTGCTTTAACCACAAAGATGTTTGGGGAAAAGGTGTTAAACGTACCGGTTGAAATCATGTACCCAAATGATTTTTATCATTACTATAACAAGTCGTTTTTAACAGATGATGTGTTGACTATCTTTATTTCACAAACGGGTTCAACAAAATTGGTATATGACTCTTTGGTATTGGTTAAGAATTTGGGGCTGATGAACATTGCCATTACGGAAAATAGTGATTCGGCTATTGCTAAAGAAGCATCCCTTGATTTGGACATGGGTACGGGGATTGAAGAATATGTGTACCGGACCATTGGGTATTCAACAACATGTGCAACCATGTATCTGGTGTATTTGAATCTTCTTCGCGTTGATAAGGGTATTTCACCTGAAGCCTATGATGGATATATTTTGGATTTTATGAAGGCTGTTTCAAGCATTGAGGGAATTACAGCCCGTACACATATCTGGTACGAAAAACATGCAGAGGCCATTTCAAGCTTCAACAAATTTATCTTTGCCGGTGCAGCAGACCTTTTACCAGTTGCCATGGAAGCGGATATTAAATTTATGGAAATGGTGCCGGTCTTTACAAACTCCTTTGAAATGGAAGAGCTGATTCATGGGCCACAAAATGCCTTTGATGAAAGTATTGGTTACTTCTTGATTTCGAAGTCTGGCGTGGATAGCGAAAAGGCTGGGCGAATTGCCGCCTTTATCCGGGGTGAGATTGGGGAGAATGCAATTTTAGTTGGTGATGTTGAGGCATGTGACATGGACATTTTCATTGATTATGCCAGTGAGAACTTTTACCCGCTAGAAGCAATTACAGCTTTGCAGGTATTGGCTTATCGCATATCTGTTGATCGGGGTCGAGATTTAAGTGTAAGAATCAATTCTTCAATTAACAACTATATAACAAAATTATTGTAA